Part of the Spirochaeta lutea genome is shown below.
AGGGGTAGTGGACCTCCGGCGGGGCTTGGGTCGTATGACTGGGGTCCTCAACCGGGACCGAGGGTGATTATTTTTCCGAGAAACTAGCCATTTCTGCCATTTCGAGGGCGGGGCCGGCAAGCTGATTGCGTTTTTCGTGCACAATCGCCTGCACGCCGGTCGACAGGCCGTAGAGGTTAATGAACCCTGTGGCATCCCGGTGGTCGTAGGCGCTCTCGCCGAAGCTTGCAAGATCCTCCAGGTACAGGCTGTATGGGCTTTTACGGCCCACTACGGTAACCCCGCCCTTGTAGAGAACCAACCGCACGCTGCCGGTACAGTACCGGGTTGCCTGTTCCATGTAGGCGTCCATGCTTTCCCGGAAATGGGTAAACCACTTTCCGGCATATACAATGTCGGCGTATCGCAGGGCCATGGAGTTTTTAAGCCCCAGGGTATCGAAGTCCATGGTGATCATTTCAAGTTCACGAAGGGCCTTGTAGAGAACGGTTCCGGCCGGGGTCTCGTATACCCCCCGGCTCTTCATTCCCACCAGGCGGGTTTCCACTAAGTCGGTACGGCCGACGCCGTTTTCCCCCGCAATACGGTTTAATTCTTCCAGGAGCACCAGGGGAGCCTTCTTCTGGCCGTTTATTCCTACCGGGAAGCCCTTTTCGAATTCGATGGTGAGCTCCGTTTCCTGGTCGGGGGCATCCTTGGGACTCTTGGTTAACTGGAACATATCGTTCTCCGGCCGGTTCCAGGTATTCTCCAGAATTCCGCCCTCGTGGCTCATGTGCCAGATATTCCAATCCCGGCTGTAGATATTCTTCTTGCTGATGTTGCCGATGGGAATGTTATGCTTCTGG
Proteins encoded:
- a CDS encoding argininosuccinate synthase; the encoded protein is MSNPIKKIALAYSGGLDTSIIIPWLKEHYGNPEIVGVCVNVGQQEDWDAMEEKAHASGASKLYIIDAREEFARDYLWPMLRAGAIYEGKYLLGTSIARPLQAKKQVEVALKEGADAVAHGCTGKGNDQVRFELTYKALAPQLQIIAPWRLWDIRSREQAIDYAQKHNIPIGNISKKNIYSRDWNIWHMSHEGGILENTWNRPENDMFQLTKSPKDAPDQETELTIEFEKGFPVGINGQKKAPLVLLEELNRIAGENGVGRTDLVETRLVGMKSRGVYETPAGTVLYKALRELEMITMDFDTLGLKNSMALRYADIVYAGKWFTHFRESMDAYMEQATRYCTGSVRLVLYKGGVTVVGRKSPYSLYLEDLASFGESAYDHRDATGFINLYGLSTGVQAIVHEKRNQLAGPALEMAEMASFSEK